In Prunus dulcis chromosome 2, ALMONDv2, whole genome shotgun sequence, a single genomic region encodes these proteins:
- the LOC117617801 gene encoding cleavage and polyadenylation specificity factor subunit 2 isoform X1 gives MGTSVQVTPLCGVYNENPLSYLVSIDGFNFLIDCGWNDHFDPSLLEPLSRVASTVDAVLLSHPDTLHLGALPFAMKQLGLSAVVYSTEPVYRLGLLTMYDQYLSRKQVSDFDLFTLDDIDSAFQNVTRLTYAQNHHLSGKGEGIVISPHVSGHLLGGTVWKITKDGEDVIYAVDFNHRKEKHLNGINQASFVRPAVLITDAYNALNNQAYRRQKDKEFTDTIKKTLRSDGNVLLPVDTAGRVLELVQILESCWADENLNYPIFFLTYVASSTIDYVKSFLEWMSDSIAKSFEKTRENAFILKRITLLVNKSELDNASDGPKVVLASMASLEAGFSHDIFVEWATDPKNLVLFTERAQFGTLARMLQADPPPKAVKVTMSKRVPLVGEELIAYEEEQNRIRKDEVLKASLIKEEESKSAQGADVSTSDPMVVDASNTHSLLDAAVPHGGGYRDMLIDGFTPPSTSAAPMFPFYENNSDWDDFGEVINPDDYVIKDADMDQGAMHVGGDMDGKLDEGSASLILDTRPSKVVATELTVQVKCSLIYMDFEGRSDARSIKSILSHMAPLKLVLVHGTAEATEHLKQHCLTHVCPHVYAPQIEETIDVTSDLCAYKVQLSEKLMSNVLFKKLGDYEIAWVDSEAGKTENGALSLLPISTPAPPHESVLVGDLKMANFKQFLSDNGVQVEFASGALRCGEYVTLRKVGDASHKGGGSGTQQIVIEGPLCEDYYKIREYLYSQFYLL, from the exons ATGGGAACTTCAGTCCAGGTAACACCGTTGTGTGGAGTGTACAATGAGAATCCATTGTCGTATTTGGTGTCAATCGATGGCTTCAACTTCCTCATTGACTGTGGTTGGAACGACCACTTTGACCCCTCCCTCCTTGAACCCCTCTccag GGTAGCGTCGACAGTAGATGCAGTGTTACTCTCACATCCAGATACGCTTCACCTCGGTGCACTTCCATTCGCCATGAAACAACTCGGCCTCTCTGCTGTCGTTTACTCCACTGAGCCTGTTTACAGATTAGGTCTTCTAACTATGTATGATCAGTACCTCTCACGCAAG CAAGTATCGGATTTTGACCTGTTTACGCTGGATGATATTGATTCTGCTTTCCAAAATGTCACCAGACTAACCTATGCTCAAAATCATCATCTTTCTG GCAAAGGAGAGGGAATTGTGATCTCACCCCATGTATCTGGGCATCTCTTGGGTGGTACTGTCTGGAAGATAACAAAGGATGGAGAAGATGTTATATATGCCGTGGACTTCAACCATCGAAAAGAGAA GCATTTGAATGGAATTAATCAAGCATCCTTTGTGCGCCCTGCTGTTCTAATAACAGATGCCTATAATGCTTTGAACAATCAGGCTTATAGACGCCAAAAGGATAAGGAATTTACAG ATACCATAAAGAAGACTCTACGATCTGATGGAAATGTGTTACTACCTGTTGATACTGCTGGCCGAGTTTTGGAACTTGTTCAAATATTGGAATCG TGTTGGGCAGATGAAAATTTGAACTATCCCATCTTCTTTCTAACATATGTTGCATCTAGTACAATTGATTATGTTAAAAGTTTCCTTGAGTGGATGAGTGATTCTATTGCAAAGTCATTTGAGAAGACACGGGAGAATGCTTTTATTTTGAA GCGTATAACACTTTTAGTTAACAAAAGCGAACTTGACAATGCTTCTGATGGTCCGAAG GTTGTTTTAGCATCCATGGCCAGCTTGGAAGCTGGTTTCTCTCATGATATATTTGTCGAATGGGCAACTGATCCCAAGAATCTTGTGCTTTTTACAGAACGAGCCCAG TTTGGCACTTTAGCTCGCATGCTTCAGGCAGACCCGCCTCCAAAAGCTGTTAAGGTTACCATGTCCAAGAGGGTGCCCTTGGTCGGAGAGGAGCTAATTGCTTATGAAGAAGAACAGAACAGAATAAGAAAGGATGAAGTCCTAAAGGCTAGTCTGATTAAAGAGGAGGAATCGAAATCTGCGCAAGGGGCCGATGTCAGCACGAGTGATCCAATGGTTGTTGATGCTAGTAATACACATTCTTTGCTAGATG CAGCAGTTCCACACGGTGGTGGGTACCGGGACATGCTAATAGATGGATTCACTCCCCCTTCTACCAGTGCTGCCCCTATGTTTCCCTTCTATGAAAATAATTCTGACTGGGATGACTTTGGTGAAGTCATAAATCCGGATGATTATGTAATAAAGGATGCAGACATGgaccaaggagctatgcat GTTGGTGGTGATATGGATGGAAAGCTTGATGAAGGTTCTGCTAGTTTGATACTTGACACAAGACCTTCGAAAGTTGTAGCAACTGAATTGACC GTTCAAGTGAAGTGTTCATTAATTTATATGGACTTTGAGGGCCGTTCTGACGCGAGATCCATCAAATCAATTCTTTCCCATATGGCTCCTCTAAAGCTT GTTTTGGTTCATGGAACAGCTGAGGCCACGGAACATTTGAAGCAACACTGCTTAACACATGTTTGCCCTCATGTTTATGCTCCTCAAATCGAAGAAACAATTGATGTCACTTCTGATTTATGTGCTTATAAG GTGCAACTGTCTGAGAAGCTCATGAGTAACGTCCTCTTTAAGAAG CTTGGAGATTACGAAATAGCTTGGGTTGATTCTGAAGCAGGAAAGACAGAAAATGGAGCGCTATCTTTACTACCCATCTCAACCCCAGCTCCACCACATGAATCTGTCCTTGTTGGTGACTTAAAAATGGCTAATTTCAAGCAATTTCTTTCTGACAACGGTGTTCAG GTTGAATTCGCCAGTGGGGCTTTGCGATGCGGTGAATATGTGACACTACGCAAAGTTGGGGATGCAAGCCATAAG GGTGGTGGTTCTGGTACCCAGCAAATTGTGATTGAAGGCCCCTTATGTGAGGATTATTACAAGATTCGGGAGTATCTCTACTCGCAATTTTATTTGCTTtga
- the LOC117617801 gene encoding cleavage and polyadenylation specificity factor subunit 2 isoform X2, giving the protein MGTSVQVTPLCGVYNENPLSYLVSIDGFNFLIDCGWNDHFDPSLLEPLSRVASTVDAVLLSHPDTLHLGALPFAMKQLGLSAVVYSTEPVYRLGLLTMYDQYLSRKQVSDFDLFTLDDIDSAFQNVTRLTYAQNHHLSGKGEGIVISPHVSGHLLGGTVWKITKDGEDVIYAVDFNHRKEKHLNGINQASFVRPAVLITDAYNALNNQAYRRQKDKEFTDTIKKTLRSDGNVLLPVDTAGRVLELVQILESCWADENLNYPIFFLTYVASSTIDYVKSFLEWMSDSIAKSFEKTRENAFILKRITLLVNKSELDNASDGPKVVLASMASLEAGFSHDIFVEWATDPKNLVLFTERAQFGTLARMLQADPPPKAVKVTMSKRVPLVGEELIAYEEEQNRIRKDEVLKASLIKEEESKSAQGADVSTSDPMVVDASNTHSLLDAVPHGGGYRDMLIDGFTPPSTSAAPMFPFYENNSDWDDFGEVINPDDYVIKDADMDQGAMHVGGDMDGKLDEGSASLILDTRPSKVVATELTVQVKCSLIYMDFEGRSDARSIKSILSHMAPLKLVLVHGTAEATEHLKQHCLTHVCPHVYAPQIEETIDVTSDLCAYKVQLSEKLMSNVLFKKLGDYEIAWVDSEAGKTENGALSLLPISTPAPPHESVLVGDLKMANFKQFLSDNGVQVEFASGALRCGEYVTLRKVGDASHKGGGSGTQQIVIEGPLCEDYYKIREYLYSQFYLL; this is encoded by the exons ATGGGAACTTCAGTCCAGGTAACACCGTTGTGTGGAGTGTACAATGAGAATCCATTGTCGTATTTGGTGTCAATCGATGGCTTCAACTTCCTCATTGACTGTGGTTGGAACGACCACTTTGACCCCTCCCTCCTTGAACCCCTCTccag GGTAGCGTCGACAGTAGATGCAGTGTTACTCTCACATCCAGATACGCTTCACCTCGGTGCACTTCCATTCGCCATGAAACAACTCGGCCTCTCTGCTGTCGTTTACTCCACTGAGCCTGTTTACAGATTAGGTCTTCTAACTATGTATGATCAGTACCTCTCACGCAAG CAAGTATCGGATTTTGACCTGTTTACGCTGGATGATATTGATTCTGCTTTCCAAAATGTCACCAGACTAACCTATGCTCAAAATCATCATCTTTCTG GCAAAGGAGAGGGAATTGTGATCTCACCCCATGTATCTGGGCATCTCTTGGGTGGTACTGTCTGGAAGATAACAAAGGATGGAGAAGATGTTATATATGCCGTGGACTTCAACCATCGAAAAGAGAA GCATTTGAATGGAATTAATCAAGCATCCTTTGTGCGCCCTGCTGTTCTAATAACAGATGCCTATAATGCTTTGAACAATCAGGCTTATAGACGCCAAAAGGATAAGGAATTTACAG ATACCATAAAGAAGACTCTACGATCTGATGGAAATGTGTTACTACCTGTTGATACTGCTGGCCGAGTTTTGGAACTTGTTCAAATATTGGAATCG TGTTGGGCAGATGAAAATTTGAACTATCCCATCTTCTTTCTAACATATGTTGCATCTAGTACAATTGATTATGTTAAAAGTTTCCTTGAGTGGATGAGTGATTCTATTGCAAAGTCATTTGAGAAGACACGGGAGAATGCTTTTATTTTGAA GCGTATAACACTTTTAGTTAACAAAAGCGAACTTGACAATGCTTCTGATGGTCCGAAG GTTGTTTTAGCATCCATGGCCAGCTTGGAAGCTGGTTTCTCTCATGATATATTTGTCGAATGGGCAACTGATCCCAAGAATCTTGTGCTTTTTACAGAACGAGCCCAG TTTGGCACTTTAGCTCGCATGCTTCAGGCAGACCCGCCTCCAAAAGCTGTTAAGGTTACCATGTCCAAGAGGGTGCCCTTGGTCGGAGAGGAGCTAATTGCTTATGAAGAAGAACAGAACAGAATAAGAAAGGATGAAGTCCTAAAGGCTAGTCTGATTAAAGAGGAGGAATCGAAATCTGCGCAAGGGGCCGATGTCAGCACGAGTGATCCAATGGTTGTTGATGCTAGTAATACACATTCTTTGCTAGATG CAGTTCCACACGGTGGTGGGTACCGGGACATGCTAATAGATGGATTCACTCCCCCTTCTACCAGTGCTGCCCCTATGTTTCCCTTCTATGAAAATAATTCTGACTGGGATGACTTTGGTGAAGTCATAAATCCGGATGATTATGTAATAAAGGATGCAGACATGgaccaaggagctatgcat GTTGGTGGTGATATGGATGGAAAGCTTGATGAAGGTTCTGCTAGTTTGATACTTGACACAAGACCTTCGAAAGTTGTAGCAACTGAATTGACC GTTCAAGTGAAGTGTTCATTAATTTATATGGACTTTGAGGGCCGTTCTGACGCGAGATCCATCAAATCAATTCTTTCCCATATGGCTCCTCTAAAGCTT GTTTTGGTTCATGGAACAGCTGAGGCCACGGAACATTTGAAGCAACACTGCTTAACACATGTTTGCCCTCATGTTTATGCTCCTCAAATCGAAGAAACAATTGATGTCACTTCTGATTTATGTGCTTATAAG GTGCAACTGTCTGAGAAGCTCATGAGTAACGTCCTCTTTAAGAAG CTTGGAGATTACGAAATAGCTTGGGTTGATTCTGAAGCAGGAAAGACAGAAAATGGAGCGCTATCTTTACTACCCATCTCAACCCCAGCTCCACCACATGAATCTGTCCTTGTTGGTGACTTAAAAATGGCTAATTTCAAGCAATTTCTTTCTGACAACGGTGTTCAG GTTGAATTCGCCAGTGGGGCTTTGCGATGCGGTGAATATGTGACACTACGCAAAGTTGGGGATGCAAGCCATAAG GGTGGTGGTTCTGGTACCCAGCAAATTGTGATTGAAGGCCCCTTATGTGAGGATTATTACAAGATTCGGGAGTATCTCTACTCGCAATTTTATTTGCTTtga